GCGCCAGCCACCGACGGTACGGCGACGCCGACGTGGCATCGGCGGCTGTGGCCGCCTTGTCGCGCAGCGCCTGCGGCCGTCCCAGGCGGCGTTCCAGTACGGCCAGCAGGAACGCGGCTCGGTCGGCACGCTCCCAGGCAGCGCCCGGCGACAGGTCCAGCCCGGCCAGCAGGTCGGCCGCACCGCGCAGGTCGCTGTCGCGCCAGAGCACGACGGCGCGCGCCAGCGAAACGTCCGCATGATGGAGCGTGTCGGTCGATGCCGTCGCCGGAGCGGCAAGGCCTGTCGGGACCGGCGCAACTGCCGACGACGCAGGACCGGCATGGCAGGCGACGACAAGCGCGATCGTCGCGATCGCGCACTTGCCGGCCGCGCGGCAATCGATGTTCGGGTGCAGGTCGGTCACGCGATCACCTCTGCCACACGACGGCGGCGGGAACGCCACCGTTGCGGCCGGAATCCGTTCCGCCGAGGTCGATTTCCAGGAACGTCAGGCGGTCACGCGGTGTTTCCACCGAGACCAGCGCCGGCGGCGCTTCCTGCCAGTCCCCGCCCTCGAACGCCAGGCTGAACTCGTGCGTGCGCGGCTCGACGAAGGCGTGATGCACCTGAGCCACGCCACCCTTTGCGAGCGCCGACCGCTGTTCCGGGGTGAAGTCCACCCGCCGGATCTCGTCGCCCTCGGTCAGCACGACCGCCTCGGGCGCCTCGCGGCCGACGAAACCGCCGACCACGACCACCAGGGCCGTACGCTGCTGGCCCAGGTAATCGGCCTCCAGCCAGGCCAGACGCTGCTTCTGGGCGGCCAGCAGGGAGTCCATCAGGTCGAGCTGGGCCTCGAGGTTCGCGATCTCCGCCACCGACTCCAGTCGTTCCCGCGCAGCCGAAGCGGCCTCCGCATCGCCCACCGTGTCGCGGGCCGCCGCCACTGCCGCAGCCATCTCGCGCAGGCGCAGCAGCCTCTCGTCCAGCAGTTCGGCGGAACCGTCGCGCGTCACCTTCACCAGCTGCCGCAGGCGATCGAGCTCCGCGCGCAGGAACACGCGATTCTCCTTCAGGAACACCAGGCTCGGCTGGTCGGGCTCGTCGACCTTCTGGCGCTTGACCTCGACGCGGTGCGAGACGCCGCCCGCCTCATCCCCGGCGGGAGCTGCCGCAATCGGGCCCGCAAGAGCCGCCGCCAGCGTGACGACAACCGCCATGGACGCGCTACCAGGAAACAGCTTGCTCATGGCGCCTAACCCTTCAGTGTGCGCAGCACTTCGCTGTTCGCGGCATCGATCACCACGAGCAGCGAGGGTGCGGTGTCCGAGACGTAGACCACGGTCCAGGTGGTGCCGTCGGGCCGGCGTTCGTTGAAGGCCCCGCGCACCAGGAGCATGCTCGCCAGGCGACCGCCGTTCTTGCGGCAGTAGTCGGCGGCGGCGCGGTCGGCGGCCTCGAGCGCCTTCCCGCTGTCGATCCACGGACCGGCGATGGGCGGCGCCTCGAAGTCGAAGCCCAGGTTCGCGGCCTCGACGATGCGGCCGTCGCGCACCGAGTACGCGCGCGACGCATCGGCCGCCCGGGAGCGGAAGAGGTAGCCCCAGCGAGCGGCGCTGCCATCGGCGCCCAGCGCCTCGTCGTTCTCGACGTAGACCAGCTCGGCGTCGGCAGCCCAGGTGCGGGCCGCTTCGCCGGCGATATCCAGCCCGGCCTGCGCCGCGAACGGCGTCGGCTCCCCGGCGTGGGCCCGCGGGGTCAGGACCATGCCGGCCAGTGCGCCGATGGCCAGCGCACAGGCAAGCAGGCGATTTGGTGCGAGATGCGGCATACCCGGTCCTCCTAGAACAGGAACGTCGAACCGACGCTGAACTCGTAGTTGGTGTTGCTGCGGCGCGCGCTGCCGACGCCCGATTCCATGTTGATGCTGCGGAAGGCGAAGACCGCCGCCGTGGACTTGCGCACGAAGAAGTCGATGCCGGCGCCGTAGTTCAGCGAGGCTTCGCTCATGCCTTCCATGATGGCGCTGCCGGCGCCGATGGTCAGGAACGGCACCATCTGCCGGCCGGGCAGCAGCTTCAGGTCGAGGCTCAGGGCGTAATAGAGCATGTGGAAATCCTCTTCCTCGAGGGCGAGGTCGAAGAGCGACTCCACGATCTCGGCCGGCCGCACTACGTGCGTCCAGCCGACGGTGCCCTCTAGGCCCACATATTCCAGCAGGTAGTAGCCCAGCCGCGTGCCGAGCACGACCGAGTTCGACTTGCGATCGAACGCATAGCCGCCGCTGTAGATAGCGAACGAGAAGCTGCCCGTTCGCGAGAACAGTCGCGGGTTCGGTCGGTACTCCAGGCCGGACATGTCGCCGAATTCCTCGCACAGCGAGGCGTGGATCCAGCCGGTATCCGTGGCCGACAGGCGGACGTTGTACCACTCGTCCTTCTTGGCGATGACGGGGAACGTCGAGTCGCCGGCGAAGACGCCGATCATCGCGTAGCCGTTGCCCGGTCCGGTGCGGACGATGTTCGTGGTGTCGCGGCGCAGGCGCACGCTGCGCTCGGTCAGCACGTACGGCTCGTTCAGGCTGACGGGCGCGGCCGCACGCGCAGGGGCCGCGAGCGTGATCGTCGCCGTTTCCGGCGGCGACACCGGGGCGACGGCCGCCACGACCGCAGCCGAGGCGATCGTCGAATCCGGAGCGGCCTCCGCCTGCGCGGCGGCCCGGACCGGCAG
This genomic window from bacterium contains:
- a CDS encoding SH3 domain-containing protein, coding for MGIAGLALGVAALVGLPVRAAAQAEAAPDSTIASAAVVAAVAPVSPPETATITLAAPARAAAPVSLNEPYVLTERSVRLRRDTTNIVRTGPGNGYAMIGVFAGDSTFPVIAKKDEWYNVRLSATDTGWIHASLCEEFGDMSGLEYRPNPRLFSRTGSFSFAIYSGGYAFDRKSNSVVLGTRLGYYLLEYVGLEGTVGWTHVVRPAEIVESLFDLALEEEDFHMLYYALSLDLKLLPGRQMVPFLTIGAGSAIMEGMSEASLNYGAGIDFFVRKSTAAVFAFRSINMESGVGSARRSNTNYEFSVGSTFLF